One Dehalococcoidia bacterium genomic window carries:
- a CDS encoding YajQ family cyclic di-GMP-binding protein — protein sequence MPSLDIVSTVDMQALDNAINNVKREIATRYDFRNIVSEISLNHKDKLIHISSGEEMKVKAITDSLIGQCTRLKLDPKILDPQKIEPAAHGTAKRDVNIKEGISRETAQKIVKFIKASGLKVQAAIQDDQIRVTGKQIDDLQELMGLLRAQDYDVPLQFVNMKR from the coding sequence GTGCCATCACTCGACATCGTGAGCACCGTGGACATGCAGGCGCTTGATAATGCCATCAATAACGTAAAGAGAGAAATAGCCACGCGCTATGATTTCAGGAACATCGTGTCGGAGATCTCCTTAAACCATAAAGACAAGCTTATCCATATATCCAGCGGCGAGGAGATGAAGGTCAAGGCCATTACCGATAGCCTTATCGGGCAATGCACCAGGCTCAAGCTGGACCCGAAGATACTCGACCCTCAAAAGATAGAGCCGGCCGCTCATGGGACAGCCAAGCGAGATGTCAATATTAAAGAGGGCATCTCTAGGGAGACGGCCCAGAAGATAGTGAAGTTCATCAAGGCCAGCGGGCTCAAAGTGCAGGCTGCCATCCAGGATGACCAGATACGCGTTACGGGCAAGCAGATAGACGACCTGCAGGAACTCATGGGGCTGTTGCGCGCCCAGGATTACGACGTCCCGCTTCAATTCGTGAACATGAAGAGGTAA